A single region of the Solwaraspora sp. WMMD406 genome encodes:
- a CDS encoding alpha/beta hydrolase, protein MNDGVTTTVPPTAVSGGVRPIRLDVAGVPLSGLLGEPEWTSPRGVVVALHGAGMTAGYFHGRAHPDQSLAELGRSLGFTVLALDRPGYGASSAVLPHGQSVAEQAALLRGVLAWYADRHAVGAGFFLLAHSYGGKVALTAAAQESGDGLIGLDISGCGHEYLPDHPLAGPGHWRRHWGSLRCYPPNTFRLSELTVAPIPERELAEVSQWPEVFATVAARVRVPVRFTFAQYEGWWRHDEPAVADLVSRFTGTPRVVVDRQPDSGHNISLGWAARAYHLRAIGFLEECLAAARCRL, encoded by the coding sequence ATGAACGACGGTGTGACGACCACCGTGCCGCCGACGGCCGTGTCCGGCGGAGTGCGGCCCATCCGGCTGGATGTGGCGGGCGTACCACTGTCGGGTCTGCTAGGCGAGCCGGAGTGGACGTCCCCCCGCGGGGTCGTCGTGGCACTGCACGGAGCGGGTATGACCGCCGGGTACTTTCACGGCCGGGCTCACCCGGACCAGTCCTTGGCCGAGCTCGGCCGCAGCCTCGGTTTCACCGTTCTGGCGCTTGACCGGCCCGGATACGGTGCGTCCTCCGCGGTGTTGCCACACGGGCAGAGCGTCGCTGAGCAGGCCGCTCTGCTGCGCGGCGTGCTGGCCTGGTACGCCGACCGGCACGCGGTCGGTGCGGGCTTCTTCCTACTGGCGCACTCCTACGGAGGCAAGGTAGCGCTGACCGCGGCGGCCCAGGAGTCTGGCGATGGCCTCATCGGGCTCGACATCTCAGGCTGCGGCCACGAGTACCTGCCTGACCATCCGCTGGCCGGTCCGGGGCACTGGAGACGGCACTGGGGATCGTTGCGTTGCTATCCGCCGAACACGTTCCGACTCAGTGAACTGACGGTGGCACCGATACCTGAGCGGGAACTGGCGGAGGTGTCGCAGTGGCCCGAGGTCTTCGCCACGGTCGCGGCCCGAGTGCGGGTGCCGGTGCGGTTTACGTTCGCGCAGTACGAAGGGTGGTGGCGGCACGACGAACCGGCCGTCGCCGATCTCGTGTCCCGGTTCACCGGGACACCCCGCGTCGTGGTCGACCGGCAGCCCGACAGCGGTCACAACATCAGCTTGGGCTGGGCGGCACGCGCCTACCACCTTCGCGCGATCGGATTCCTCGAGGAGTGCCTCGCGGCAGCCCGGTGCAGGCTCTGA
- the fabG gene encoding 3-oxoacyl-ACP reductase FabG: MAQEKRTALVTGATSGIGLAVAELLGALNHKVYVGARKADNVAATVKALQDKGLDAAGTTVDVRSGDDVRTFVQAAVDCFGTVDVLVNNAGRSGGGVTADITDELWQDVIETNLNSVFRMTREVLNAGGMRKKNRGRIINIASTAGKQGVVLGAPYSASKHGVVGFTKALGNELAPTGITVNAVCPGYVETPMAQRVRQGYADAWQTTEEAILEKFQAKIPLGRYSTPQEVAGLVGYLASDTAASITSQALNVCGGLGNF; encoded by the coding sequence ATGGCACAGGAGAAGAGGACGGCGCTGGTCACCGGCGCCACCAGCGGCATCGGGCTCGCCGTCGCCGAGCTGCTGGGTGCACTGAACCACAAGGTGTACGTCGGCGCACGGAAGGCCGACAACGTGGCGGCAACCGTGAAAGCACTGCAGGACAAGGGCTTGGATGCCGCCGGCACCACCGTGGACGTGCGCTCCGGCGATGACGTACGGACGTTCGTGCAGGCGGCCGTCGACTGCTTCGGCACGGTGGACGTCCTGGTCAACAACGCGGGTCGAAGTGGTGGTGGGGTCACCGCGGACATCACCGACGAGTTGTGGCAAGACGTCATCGAAACGAACCTCAACAGCGTCTTCCGGATGACCCGCGAGGTCCTGAACGCGGGCGGGATGCGGAAGAAGAACCGGGGACGCATCATCAACATCGCCTCTACGGCGGGGAAGCAGGGTGTGGTGCTCGGCGCGCCCTACTCGGCTTCCAAGCACGGTGTGGTCGGGTTCACCAAGGCACTCGGCAACGAATTGGCGCCGACTGGCATCACGGTGAACGCGGTGTGTCCCGGCTACGTCGAGACGCCGATGGCCCAGCGCGTGCGGCAGGGATACGCGGACGCCTGGCAGACGACTGAGGAGGCCATCCTCGAGAAGTTCCAGGCCAAGATCCCGCTGGGCCGGTACTCCACCCCGCAGGAGGTCGCCGGTCTCGTCGGCTACCTGGCCTCGGACACCGCCGCGTCCATCACCTCCCAGGCGCTCAACGTCTGCGGCGGCCTTGGTAACTTCTGA
- a CDS encoding aromatase/cyclase — MTIREVEHDISVDAPAETVYRLIAEVENWPRIFPPTIYVDHLERGEKEERIRIWATANGQPKSWTSRRLLDPGNLQIDFRQEVSAPPVAAMGGSWLIEPISATTSRVRLRHDYRAIDDDPAGLKWIDDAVDRNSRSELSALKSNIERAHVAAEVTFSFEDTVLVDGAAKDVYAFINDAHLWKERLPHVARVSLVEETPGLQELEMDTRAKDGSTHTTKSYRVTYPHRLIAYKQVTLPALMNLHTGYWTFTETDSGVTASSQHTVVLNTDNIARILGEGATVADAREYVRTALSTNSQATLHLAKAYAEGRR; from the coding sequence ATGACCATTCGCGAGGTCGAGCACGACATCTCCGTCGACGCGCCAGCCGAGACTGTGTACCGGCTCATCGCCGAGGTAGAGAACTGGCCGCGGATCTTCCCGCCCACCATCTACGTCGACCATCTGGAGCGCGGCGAGAAGGAGGAGCGCATCCGGATTTGGGCAACGGCGAACGGACAGCCCAAGAGTTGGACGTCGCGACGCCTGCTCGACCCGGGGAACCTCCAGATCGACTTCCGTCAGGAGGTGTCCGCACCACCGGTTGCGGCGATGGGCGGTTCCTGGCTTATCGAACCGATCTCCGCTACCACGTCGCGAGTCCGATTGCGGCACGACTACCGTGCGATCGATGACGACCCCGCAGGTCTGAAATGGATCGATGATGCCGTGGATCGGAACTCGCGGTCGGAACTGTCCGCCCTCAAGTCGAACATCGAGCGCGCGCACGTAGCCGCCGAGGTCACCTTCTCGTTCGAGGACACCGTCCTTGTCGACGGAGCGGCCAAAGACGTCTATGCCTTTATCAACGACGCACACCTGTGGAAGGAGCGGCTGCCGCACGTCGCTCGGGTCAGCCTCGTCGAGGAGACGCCCGGCCTGCAGGAGCTGGAGATGGACACTCGAGCCAAGGACGGCTCGACGCACACCACGAAGTCGTACCGGGTGACGTATCCGCACCGGCTGATCGCCTACAAGCAGGTGACCCTGCCAGCACTGATGAATCTGCACACCGGCTACTGGACGTTCACCGAGACGGACAGCGGCGTGACGGCGTCGTCGCAACACACCGTGGTGCTCAACACCGACAACATCGCTCGAATTCTCGGTGAGGGTGCCACGGTGGCGGACGCGCGCGAGTACGTGCGCACCGCCCTGAGCACCAACAGCCAGGCCACGCTTCACCTCGCCAAGGCGTACGCCGAGGGCAGACGCTGA
- a CDS encoding FAD-dependent monooxygenase, producing MDASVVVVGAGPAGLMLAGELRLAGVDVVVLERLERRTGESRGIGFTVGTMEVLDQRGLLRRIGAYETSNMGHFGGIPLDMGVLGAAHEAARTVPQSVTEVALEGWATELGARIRRGHEFLGLADADDRVTVTVRGPDGQYELTTRYLVGCDGGRSRVRKAAGFDFPGTETTTEMLLADIRGVDLPPRMTGQQVGGGFVMVAKLAGGVHRVIVGERGIPPRRRTGPPAFTEVADLWKRLTDIDISHAEPVWVSAFGDATRQVTQYRRGRVLLAGDSAHVHLPAGGQGMNTSLQDSYNLGWKLAAVVNGHAPTSLLDTYHTERYEVGRRLLTNTRAQSLLVLGGAEAQPLRDLLAELVQFPDVARHLAAKVSGLDIRYDVGIGANAVLGQRMPHLPITVGNRATSSTELLRSGRGVLIDLGDNAVLRRRAQAWRDRIDIVTAVGQAPTPGSLVGTSAVLLRPDGYVAWAAPGSHQNVTTALTRWFGPPAQGRR from the coding sequence ATGGACGCTTCAGTGGTTGTTGTGGGTGCCGGCCCGGCTGGTCTGATGCTGGCCGGCGAGCTGCGGCTCGCGGGAGTCGATGTCGTCGTACTCGAGCGGCTCGAACGACGCACCGGGGAGTCGCGTGGGATCGGGTTCACCGTCGGCACGATGGAGGTTTTGGACCAGCGCGGGCTGCTGCGCCGTATCGGTGCCTACGAGACAAGCAACATGGGTCACTTCGGTGGCATCCCGCTCGACATGGGAGTACTCGGTGCGGCCCACGAAGCGGCCCGCACCGTGCCGCAGTCGGTCACCGAGGTGGCGCTGGAGGGCTGGGCGACGGAGTTGGGTGCCCGAATTCGTCGCGGTCACGAGTTTCTCGGCCTCGCCGACGCCGACGACCGCGTGACAGTCACCGTCCGTGGCCCCGATGGGCAGTACGAGCTGACTACCCGGTACCTGGTCGGCTGCGACGGTGGCCGCAGCCGGGTCCGCAAGGCGGCTGGCTTCGACTTTCCTGGCACGGAGACCACCACTGAGATGTTGCTGGCCGACATCCGTGGGGTGGACCTTCCACCGCGCATGACCGGACAACAGGTCGGTGGTGGCTTCGTCATGGTCGCGAAGCTGGCCGGGGGAGTCCATCGAGTGATCGTCGGCGAGCGCGGCATCCCGCCCCGGCGGCGTACCGGTCCGCCGGCTTTCACGGAGGTCGCCGACCTCTGGAAGCGGTTGACCGACATCGACATCTCGCACGCGGAACCGGTCTGGGTCAGCGCGTTTGGCGATGCCACTCGGCAGGTCACCCAGTACCGTCGGGGACGGGTACTGCTGGCCGGCGACTCCGCCCACGTGCATCTGCCGGCCGGCGGCCAGGGCATGAACACGAGTCTGCAGGACTCGTACAACCTGGGGTGGAAGCTCGCGGCGGTGGTCAACGGCCACGCGCCGACGTCATTGCTGGACACCTACCACACCGAGCGCTACGAGGTGGGCCGGCGGCTGCTGACCAACACCCGGGCGCAGAGCCTGCTTGTGCTCGGCGGTGCCGAAGCTCAACCGCTGCGTGACCTGCTCGCCGAGCTTGTTCAGTTCCCGGACGTCGCACGGCATCTCGCCGCCAAGGTCAGTGGCTTGGACATCCGCTACGACGTGGGCATCGGCGCCAACGCGGTCCTCGGCCAGCGGATGCCGCACCTGCCGATAACAGTCGGCAACCGTGCTACCAGCAGCACCGAGTTGCTGCGGTCGGGGCGCGGGGTGCTGATCGACCTCGGCGACAACGCCGTCCTGCGTCGTCGGGCGCAGGCCTGGCGCGACCGGATAGACATCGTCACGGCTGTAGGCCAGGCACCCACGCCCGGCTCGCTGGTCGGCACCAGCGCCGTGCTGCTGCGCCCGGACGGATACGTGGCGTGGGCCGCACCGGGCAGCCACCAGAACGTGACCACCGCCCTGACCCGCTGGTTCGGCCCGCCCGCGCAAGGTCGGCGATGA
- a CDS encoding SDR family oxidoreductase has product MTEPAPDVVIVGAGPVGLFLAIELRAAGARALVLERLAEPTGESRASILHARTMEILADRGLLARLGDLPPVGPGHFGGLRLDLAAADPAHPYAGQWECLQSHLEATFEKHARELGVEIRRGHTVTGLLPSTDGVEIAASDPAGRCYRVTAAYAVGCDGEHSLVRQAAGFTLAGQPADKRMLRADIAGIDIENRRLRRYPNGVATAYRRPNGVTRLMVHEFGPLIDADLDAARIFEVWAVVTDEDISHGRALWLNEFDNASRQVTRYRQGRVLLAGDAAHVQMPVGGQALNLGLQDAAHLGRRLARVATGVARPALLDAYHTERHTAGSRTLANIRAQSALLFGADEVTALRDVVGELLELGVVQRHLAASVSGLDVPPPTIDTPISRRPSVERLIDKTALVTGSSRGIGRATAIRLAREGALVAVHYAVNDAAATETVSLIEQEGGSAFPVRAELGTPGDVHELFLTLERGLKERVGESRLDILVNNAAVTSTGQTPDELTPQEFDRYFAVNARAPYFIVQKAIGLMPEGGRIINISSGVTRTAVPDQLAYAMTKGAIEQLTFHLARLLAPRDITVNTVAPGITDNGGPVFDNPQAVEAMSQLSAFKRVGTVGDVADVITFLTTDEARWITGAFIDATGGTLLS; this is encoded by the coding sequence ATGACGGAGCCCGCCCCGGACGTCGTGATAGTGGGCGCGGGCCCGGTCGGCCTGTTTCTCGCGATCGAATTGCGCGCTGCCGGGGCGCGCGCCCTTGTCCTCGAGCGGTTGGCCGAGCCGACCGGCGAGTCCCGGGCATCCATTCTGCACGCACGGACCATGGAGATCCTTGCCGATCGCGGCCTGCTGGCTCGCCTTGGTGACCTGCCGCCGGTAGGCCCCGGGCATTTCGGCGGATTGCGCCTGGATCTCGCGGCGGCCGACCCAGCCCACCCGTACGCCGGCCAGTGGGAGTGCCTGCAGAGCCACCTGGAGGCCACGTTCGAGAAGCACGCCCGGGAGCTCGGCGTCGAGATCCGGCGGGGCCACACGGTCACCGGTCTGCTGCCGTCGACCGACGGGGTCGAGATCGCGGCGAGTGACCCGGCTGGGCGATGCTATCGAGTGACGGCGGCCTACGCGGTCGGTTGCGACGGCGAGCACAGCCTCGTGCGGCAAGCCGCCGGATTCACCCTGGCTGGTCAACCCGCCGACAAACGGATGCTGCGCGCCGACATCGCCGGCATCGACATCGAGAACCGGCGCCTGCGCCGCTACCCCAACGGGGTCGCCACCGCCTATCGTCGGCCAAACGGGGTGACCCGGCTCATGGTCCACGAGTTCGGCCCGCTCATCGACGCCGACCTCGACGCCGCCCGGATCTTCGAGGTCTGGGCAGTGGTGACGGACGAGGACATCAGCCACGGCCGAGCGCTGTGGCTCAACGAGTTCGACAACGCCTCCCGGCAGGTCACCCGGTACCGGCAGGGCAGGGTTCTGCTCGCCGGCGATGCGGCCCACGTGCAGATGCCCGTCGGCGGTCAAGCGCTCAACCTCGGCCTGCAGGACGCCGCCCACCTTGGCCGCCGACTCGCCCGCGTCGCCACCGGCGTGGCCCGGCCTGCGCTGCTCGACGCGTACCACACCGAGCGGCACACAGCCGGGTCTCGCACACTCGCCAACATCCGAGCCCAATCGGCGCTCTTGTTCGGCGCAGACGAGGTCACCGCGCTGCGTGACGTTGTCGGCGAGCTGCTGGAACTCGGCGTCGTCCAGCGTCATCTCGCGGCATCTGTCAGCGGCTTGGACGTACCACCGCCCACCATCGACACACCCATCTCGCGGAGGCCCTCAGTGGAGAGACTCATCGACAAGACGGCCCTGGTCACCGGCTCCAGCCGGGGCATCGGCCGGGCGACCGCGATCCGACTGGCGCGTGAGGGCGCCCTGGTCGCGGTGCACTACGCGGTCAACGACGCAGCCGCCACCGAGACGGTGTCGCTCATCGAGCAGGAGGGGGGCAGCGCGTTTCCCGTCCGCGCCGAACTGGGCACGCCCGGCGACGTACACGAACTGTTCCTGACGCTGGAGCGAGGTCTCAAGGAGCGTGTCGGCGAGAGCCGGCTGGACATCCTGGTCAACAACGCTGCGGTGACCAGTACCGGTCAGACTCCGGACGAGTTGACCCCGCAGGAGTTCGACCGGTACTTCGCCGTGAACGCCCGAGCCCCGTACTTCATCGTGCAGAAGGCGATCGGACTCATGCCCGAGGGCGGGCGCATCATCAACATCTCCTCGGGCGTCACCCGCACCGCCGTGCCGGACCAGCTCGCCTACGCCATGACGAAGGGTGCCATCGAGCAGCTCACGTTCCACCTCGCCCGGTTGCTCGCCCCACGCGACATCACCGTCAACACCGTGGCACCAGGGATCACCGACAACGGCGGCCCGGTCTTCGACAACCCGCAGGCGGTCGAGGCGATGTCCCAGCTGTCCGCGTTCAAGCGAGTCGGCACGGTTGGCGACGTCGCCGACGTCATCACGTTCCTGACCACCGACGAGGCCCGCTGGATCACCGGAGCCTTCATCGACGCCACCGGCGGCACCCTGCTCAGCTGA
- a CDS encoding SDR family oxidoreductase produces MSTDHAQVAVVTGANKGIGREITRQLAQRGLVVYLGARDEQRGRAAERDLRAEGHDVRFLQLDVTDAESVSRAAKRLDSEVGTVRVLVNNAGIGGPMHPPSQTPADQVRTVYETNVFGVITVTNALLPLLRRSGSARIVNVSSVVGSLTAAAENVDPSGVHPPGAFPTMLSYATSKSALNAVTLTYANELRGTGILVNAASPGFVATDINFHHGVLTVEEGARVPVLLATLPDNGPTGTFLGENGTAEGQVLPW; encoded by the coding sequence ATGTCCACCGACCACGCTCAGGTCGCGGTCGTCACCGGGGCCAACAAGGGCATCGGCCGGGAGATCACCCGGCAACTCGCCCAGCGCGGCCTCGTCGTCTATCTTGGCGCCCGCGACGAGCAACGCGGTCGCGCCGCCGAGCGCGATCTGCGCGCCGAGGGCCACGACGTGCGGTTCCTGCAGCTGGACGTCACCGACGCCGAATCGGTCTCCCGGGCGGCCAAGCGCCTGGACAGCGAGGTAGGCACGGTGCGCGTGCTGGTCAACAACGCCGGAATCGGCGGACCGATGCATCCGCCCAGCCAGACTCCGGCCGACCAGGTGCGCACGGTCTACGAGACGAACGTATTCGGCGTCATCACGGTGACCAACGCGCTACTCCCGCTGCTGCGCCGGTCTGGGTCGGCCCGCATCGTCAACGTCAGCAGCGTGGTCGGCTCACTGACAGCTGCCGCTGAGAACGTCGATCCATCGGGCGTGCACCCGCCTGGCGCGTTTCCCACCATGCTTTCCTACGCGACATCCAAGTCAGCGCTCAACGCGGTCACACTGACGTACGCCAACGAGCTCCGCGGCACCGGCATCCTGGTCAACGCCGCGTCCCCCGGTTTCGTGGCCACGGACATCAATTTCCACCACGGGGTACTCACCGTCGAGGAGGGTGCCCGCGTCCCGGTGCTGCTGGCTACGCTGCCCGACAACGGGCCTACCGGCACGTTCCTCGGCGAGAACGGCACCGCCGAGGGCCAGGTGTTGCCGTGGTGA
- a CDS encoding MFS transporter, whose protein sequence is MVNARRAALLFVLSGNMLLDAIEVSVVLIALPTIASRLGLSPWQAQWLMSGFALGFAALLVAGPRLSARLGRRRTYLGAMVVFGLASLAAGVVGGLAALVAIRVVKGACAALTAPAGLAIINDAFPEGPRRRRAVSVYAFSGATGFTAGLLFAGLVAADHWRWTFMFPAPVALVLLAYGFYALPPDLDDEGPRLPRPLVRHRPLVRAALVAASLNGDYQSLLVLMTFQAQDVLGWSPWLTALALLPACVPLVVAVPFAGRLIARYGTGRLVALGAVLPLLGYLYYLAAPHGRPYALGMLPAILLVEAGFCCAFAALNVQATLSVPATDRGPAVSLYQTCVQLGAGLLLPLTVGLNEIHGPRAALALIVTVAAAGLAAAITGLPVRQARLT, encoded by the coding sequence GTGGTGAATGCGCGCCGCGCCGCGCTGCTGTTCGTCCTGTCGGGAAACATGCTGCTCGATGCCATTGAGGTCTCGGTGGTGCTGATCGCCTTGCCTACGATCGCGTCCCGGCTCGGACTGTCACCGTGGCAGGCGCAGTGGCTGATGAGCGGCTTCGCGCTCGGCTTCGCCGCCCTGCTGGTGGCCGGGCCACGGCTGTCCGCGCGGCTCGGCCGCCGGCGGACGTACCTGGGCGCCATGGTGGTGTTCGGCCTCGCGTCGCTGGCTGCGGGCGTGGTCGGCGGGCTCGCGGCCCTCGTCGCCATCCGCGTTGTCAAGGGCGCGTGCGCGGCCCTCACCGCGCCGGCCGGCCTCGCTATCATCAACGACGCGTTTCCTGAGGGACCGCGTCGGCGCCGTGCCGTGTCGGTCTACGCGTTCTCCGGCGCGACGGGCTTCACCGCAGGCCTGCTGTTCGCCGGGCTGGTGGCCGCCGACCACTGGCGCTGGACCTTCATGTTTCCCGCGCCGGTGGCGCTCGTTCTGCTGGCGTACGGGTTCTATGCCCTGCCTCCCGACCTCGACGACGAGGGACCACGCCTGCCACGCCCGCTGGTGCGTCACCGCCCACTGGTACGCGCGGCGCTGGTAGCGGCGTCGCTCAACGGCGACTATCAGAGTCTGCTCGTCCTCATGACCTTCCAGGCGCAAGATGTACTCGGCTGGTCGCCGTGGCTGACGGCGCTGGCACTGCTGCCCGCGTGTGTCCCACTCGTCGTCGCGGTGCCGTTCGCAGGTCGGCTCATCGCACGGTACGGCACCGGGCGACTCGTCGCACTCGGCGCCGTGCTGCCGTTGCTGGGCTACCTGTACTACCTCGCCGCGCCGCACGGGAGACCGTACGCGCTGGGCATGCTGCCGGCGATCTTGCTGGTCGAAGCGGGTTTCTGCTGCGCGTTCGCGGCGCTGAACGTGCAAGCCACGCTCTCGGTCCCGGCCACTGACCGAGGCCCGGCGGTGTCGCTGTACCAGACCTGCGTGCAGCTCGGCGCGGGCCTGCTGCTCCCACTGACCGTCGGCCTCAACGAAATCCACGGCCCACGTGCGGCACTCGCGCTCATCGTGACCGTAGCGGCCGCCGGTTTGGCTGCCGCCATTACCGGCCTGCCGGTCCGGCAGGCCCGACTCACCTGA